DNA from Pseudocitrobacter corydidari:
GCTGGGGATTGCCATCAGTCACTATCGCTTCCGTCGCGGTTATGTGATGCAGGGGCACGATATTAACGATTTGCCGTACCGTTCCGGGTTCTTCCCGCTGGGGCCGATCTTCGCTTTCGTTCTGTGCCTGATTATCACCCTGGGTCAGAACTATGAAGCGTTCCTGGCTGATACCATCGACTGGGGCGGCGTTGCTGCTACCTATATCGGCATCCCGCTGTTCCTGATTATCTGGTTCGGCTATAAGCTGAGCCGTGGAACACGCTTCGTTCGCTACAGCGAAATGCACTTCCCGGAGCGCTTTAAGAAATAATTAGCGCCTCCGTCTGAGAAGCCCTCTTCACGCAAAGAGGGCTTTTTTTTACTCAAAATTACACCCTGCCTAAGATTATTCCCGTATTGATAGAATTAAACGATTACATATTGACATAACTTTAAATAACTTAATTGATAATTGTTATCATTCTCTTTATCATCACCCGCGTTAATACTGGATGAAGCCACTCCCTCTCTTACGGTAAATCGTGACCGACAAGAGGCGACAGCCACATCTGCATAAAAAAATAAGCGCTGAAGGTCAGCAGCGCGAAGCAGTCAGTGTGAGCAATACCCTTTTGAAATAATTACGTATTCACCTCATGGAGATTTGGAATGTTCAGGTTAAACCCCTTCGTACGGGGCGGGCTCTGCGTGTCCGCTTTGTCACTGGCGCTGCCGGTTACCGCCGCCACTGAAGGCGAACAAATGGTCGTCACCGCTGCTGCAACCGAGCAGAGCGTCAAAGATGCCCCCGCCAGTATCAGCGTGATCACTCAGGAAGATCTGCAGCGCAAGCCGGTGCAAAACCTGAAAGATATCCTCAAAGAAGTGCCGGGCGTACAGCTCACCAACGAAGGCGATAATCGCCAGGGCGTGAGTATTCGCGGCCTCGACAGCAGCTACACCCTGATTCTTATCGATGGCAAACGCGTGAATTCGCGCAATGCCGTTTTCCGCCATAACGACTTTGACCTGAACTGGATCCCGGCAGATTCCATCGAGCGTATCGAAGTGGTGCGCGGGCCGATGTCCTCACTTTACGGTTCCGATGCGCTGGGCGGCGTGGTCAACATCATCACCAAAAAGATTGGTCAGAAGTGGACGGGCAGCATCACGGCTGATACCACCATTCAGGAAAACCGCGATCGCGGCGATACCTACAACGGCCAGTTCTTTACCAGCGGCCCATTGGTGGATGGCGTACTGGGGGTGAAAGCCTTTGGTAGCCTCTCCAAACGTGAGAAAGATAAGCAGGAATCGTCCACCACCAGCGCCACCGGCGAAACGCCGCGCATCGAAGGCTTTACCAGCCGCGACGCGAACGTCGAATTTGCCTGGACCCCCACGGATAATCAGGACATCACCGCCGGTTACGGTTTTGACCGTCAGGACAGAAATTCAGATTCGCTGGATAAGAACCGTCTTGAGCGTCAAAACTATTCCCTGAGTCATAACGGTCGTTGGGATGTCGGTAACAGCGAGCTGAAGTTCTACGGTGAAAAAGTCGATAACAAGAACCCCGGCAACAGCAGCCCGATCACCTCAGAAAGCAACACCATTGACGGTAAATATGTGCTGCCGGTGGGGGCTATCAACCAGTTGATCACGTTCGGCGGCGAATGGCGACACGACAAGCTGAAAGATCCGGTTAACCTGACCGGCGGCACCAGCAGCGAGACCTCTGCCAGTCAGTACGCGCTGTTTATTGAAGATGAGTGGCGTATTTTTGAACCGCTGGCGCTGACCACCGGTATTCGTATGGACGATCACGAAACCTATGGCGACCACTGGAGCCCGCGTGCGTACCTCGTTTATAGCGCGACGGATACCGTCACGGTGAAAGGCGGCTGGGCAACGGCCTTTAAAGCGCCATCGCTGCTGCAATTGAGCCCGGACTGGACGACCAACTCCTGCCGTGGCGGCTGCCGTATCGTCGGCAGCCCTGACCTGAAACCTGAAACCAGCGAAAGCTGGGAAATCGGCCTCTACTATCAAGGGGAAGAGGGCTGGCTGGAAGGCGTGCAGGGTAGCGTGACCACCTTCCGCAACGATGTGGAAGATATGATCAACATCGCGCGTACTTCTGATGTCAGCGCGGCGCCAGGCTATTCCAACTTTGTCGGCTTTGATTCCAGCGGCAAGCCAATTTTCGCCTATTACAACGTGAATAAAGCACGAATTCAGGGTGTGGAAACCGAGCTGAAAGTCCCGTTTGGCGAGCAGTGGAAAGTGACGCTGAACTACACCTATAACGATGGTCGCGATCTCAGCAACGGCGGGAATAAGCCGTTGAAGGAGCTGCCGTTCCATACCGCCAACGGTCGTGTAGACTGGACGCCGGTACAGGACTGGTCGTTCTATCTGGCGGCGCGTTACAACGGCGAACAGCGCGCGGTGAGCGCAACCTCGAAAACGCCGGGCGGCTACACGACCTGGGATCTGGGCGGCGCATGGCAGGCTACGCAAAACGTTAAGCTGCGTGCCGGTGTGCTGAACCTGGGGGATAAAGACCTGAGTCGTGATGACTACAGCTATAACGAAGACGGTCGTCGCTACTTTATGGCAGTGGATTACCGCTTCTGATCGGGTAGTAATGTCGGATGCGGCTACGCCTTATCCGACCTACGTGTTGGTGTGAATACGGGTAAATCCGCCGGTCGCTCCGATCGTGCGGGAATGTCGGATGGCGGCTACGCCTTATCCGACCTACGTGTTGATGTGCATCCGGGTAAATCCGCCGGTCGCTCCGATCGTGCGGGAATGTCGGATGGCGGCTACGCCTTATCCGACCTACGTGTGATGTGTATTCGGGAAAATCAGCTGTCCGCACGCACTCGTAGGCCGGATAAGCGCCAGCGCCATCCGGCAATCTCATCAACCGCTCCGATCGTGCGGGAATGTCGGATGGCGGCTACGCCTTATCCGACCTACGTGTTGATGTGAATACGGGTAAATCCGCTGACCGCACGCACTCGTAGGCCGGATAAGCGCCAGCGCCATCCGGCAATCCACGCTTACTTCAACAAATACTGCGCATGGAAGCGCAGATGATCCTCAATAAACGACGCAATAAAGAAGTAGCTGTGATCGTAACCCGGCTGAATGCGCAGGGTTAGCGGCCAGTCTTTTTGTCGAGCGATCTCCGCGAATACCGCAGGCTGCAATTGATCGGCCAGGAACTGATCGTTGTCGCCCTGATCGATAAGCATCGGCGTTGCCGCGTCAGCCTGGCTGGCATGTAACAACGCACAGCTGTCCCACTGCGCCCAGGCGGATTGATCCTCGCCTAAATACGCTGTAAACGCTTTCTTACCCCACGGCACATTGCCGGGGTTAACAATGGGTGCAAACGCCGATGCGCTGACATATTTGCCTGGATTCTTCAGTGCCAGCAGCAGTGCGCCGTGCCCGCCCATTGAGTGTCCGCTGATAGCACAGCGATCGCTGACATTAAATTTATCCTGAATTAGTGCTGGCAGTTCATCGCGAATATAGTCATACATCCGAAAATGCGTAGCCCACGGCTGCTGCGTGGCGTTGAGATAAAAACCCGCGCCCTGGCCCAGATCATAACCGTCATCGTTGGCGACATCCGCGCCGCGCGGGCTGGTATCGGGCATCACCAGCACCATACCCAATTCAGAGGCGACGCGTTGTGCATTGGCTTTGGTGGTGAAGTTCTCATCCGTACAGGTCAAACCCGACAGCCAGTAAAGTACCGGCGGCGGCGTTGTTCCATTCGTTGGCGGTAAAAAGATGCTGAACGTCATGGCGCAGTTCAACGTAGTGGAGTCGTGCCGCCAGCGTTGTTGCCAGCCTTCAAAACAACGATGTTCTTCAAGCAATTCCATGCAAGGCTCCTTATATTCAAATCAGAAATACTGGGATCATCATACAGATAATTCATCGCCGTTGAGTAACTTTCACTTCCGCATCGTCTTGATATGTCGCATCATACATATAACTTATTGTTAACAATTGAGGCAGTATGGCCTTACGAATCGCATTCAGCGGCTTTACGGTGTTGGTGGTTATCATGGGGATAGGGCGGTTTGCCTTTACGCCCCAGGTGCCATTAATGATTGCCGACAACCAGCTCACGCTGACCAGCGCCGGGCTGGTCGCGGCGATGAACTATCTGGGCTACCTGATTGGCGCGTGGGATGCCATGCGCGCGCAGCGTCACGTCGAGACGCGCCTGTATCTGGGCATTACCGGGGCGGTAGTGTTCACGCTGCTTTCCGCATGGGCCGATAATGCCTGGCTGCACGGTGTGCTGCGCCTGATTCTGGGATGCATGAGCGGCTGGGCGCTGGTGCTGACCGCCGCCTGGACCAACGAGCGTCTTGCGCAACTGGGCCATGCCGGGCTGAGCGCCGCAGTGTTCGCCGGGCCGGGCGCGGGGATTGCCCTGAGCGGCCTGCTGGCGGTGTGGATCCACTCTCAGTCGCTTGCCGCATCGCAGGGCTGGCTGCTTTACGGTCTGCTGGCGTTAGTGCTGATTATATTGGTCGTGCGCTGGTTGCCGCGTCCTGGCGCGCTGCATCCGTCGGGCACAAAGCCCGAGCCGCTGCATCTCACCGCCGACCTTAAACGTCTGGTCTGGAGCTACAGTCTGGCAGGATTCGGCTATATCTTGCCCGCGACCTTTCTCTCACAAATGGCCGCGCAGCGCTTTCCCGGTAGCCTGTTCGCCCAGTTTGTCTGGCCGATATTTGGCCTCGCGTCGGTTATCGGTATCGCCCTGAGTATTGCGATGCGTCATGTGGGGCAGAGCCACCACCGTCTGGCGGTGGTACTGTGGTTGCAGGGGATTGGCGTGCTGTTCGCATGGCTGGTACCTGGCTTACCGGGCTTAGCCCTGGGCGCTGCGCTGGTGGGCGGCGGCTTCCTTTGCGCGGTGCAGCTTTCGTTGTTATATGGGCGCGAGCTGGCCCCGCGTCACTCACGCTATATGGCCGGATTGCTGACTACCGGCTATGCAGTCGGTCAATTGGTTGGCCCGATGACCTCGGCGCTGTCGACCTGGCTTACGCATCGCCTGGACCCTGCGCTTGGCGTCGCGGCGCTGGCGCTATTGATCGGTGGCGTGCTGGTATGGCGACCGGAGCATGCAAGGCAGCAGCAATTGCAATAATTATCGTTACGAATACTGGATTATGTGCGCGGCCTCACGCACAATAAGTGCAAACTTTGCCCCATGAAGGGCGAAGTGCCCCACCTGCTGGAGAAAGAAAAGATGTCATCACTGAGTAAAGAAGCTGCACTGGTTCATGAAGCCCTCGTGGCCCGTGGACTGGAAACGCCGCTGCGCCCGCCGGTGCGCGAAATGGATAATGAAACCCGTAAGCGTCTGATTTCAGGGCATATGACTGAGATTATGCAGTTACTGAATCTCGATCTGAGTGATGACAGTTTGATGGAAACTCCGCATCGCATCGCCAAAATGTATGTGGATGAGATTTTCTCTGGCCTCGATTACGCCAATTTCCCGAAAATCACCGTCATTGAAAACAAGATGAAGGTTGATGAGATGGTGACCGTGCGCGATATCACCCTCACCAGCACTTGTGAACACCATTTTGTGACCATCGATGGTAAAGCGACGGTGGCGTACATCCCGAAAGAGTCGGTGATTGGCTTGTCCAAAATCAACCGTATCGTGCAGTTCTTCGCCCAGCGCCCGCAGGTGCAGGAGCGTCTGACGCAGCAAATTCTCACCGCGCTGCAAACCCTGCTCGGGACCAACAACGTGGCGGTTTCGATTGATGCGGTGCATTATTGCGTGAAAGCGCGCGGCATTCGCGATGCTACCAGCGCCACCACCACCACGTCGCTTGGCGGCCTGTTTAAATCCAGCCAGAATACCCGTCAGGAATTCTTGCGCGCCGTACGCCACCACAACTAAGCGGGGCAGGATACATGGAACGAAATGTCACCCTGGATTTTGTGCGGGGCGTGGCTATCCTCGGTATCCTGCTGCTGAATATTAACGGCTTTGGCTTGCCCAAAGCCGCCTATCTTAATCCCGCCTGGTATGGCGATATCACCTCAAGCGATGCCTGGACCTGGGCGGTGCTCGACCTCTTTGCGCAGGTCAAATTCCTCACGCTGTTTGCGTTGCTTTTTGGCGCAGGGCTGCAACTGCTTCTGCCTCGCGGGAAACGCTGGATCCAGTCGCGGTTAACGCTGCTCGCTTTACTCGGTTTTATTCACGGCTTGCTCCTTTGGGATGGCGATATTCTGCTGGCCTACGCGCTGGTGGGATTAATCAGCTGGCGTTTAATCCGTGAAGCGCGCGATGTGAAATCGCTATTTAATACCGGGGCGATGCTGTACCTGGTGGGCGTCGGCCTGCTGGTGCTGCTGGGGCTGATTGCCGATTCGGGCCAGAGCCGTTCCTGGGTGCCGGATGCTTCCACGCTGCTTTACGAACACTTCTGGAAGGTCAACGGCGGCAGGGAAGCCATCAGCAATCGGGTGGATATGTTGTCCGCGAATCTGCTGGCGCTTGGCGCACAGTATGGCTGGCAGCTGGCGGGGATGATGCTGATGGGCGCGGCGCTGATGCGCAGCGGCTGGCTGAAAGGGCAGTTTAGCCTGCGACATTACCGACGCACCGGCGCATCGCTGATTGCTATCGGCATGTTGATCAACCTGCCGGCGATTATCGCCCAGTGGCAGTTGGGATGGGATTATCGCTGGTGCGCTTTTCTGTTACAGGCACCACGCGAACTGGGCGCGCCGCTGCAAACGCTGGGCTATGCGGCGCTGGCGTGGGGATTCTGGCCGCAAATCTGCCATTCACGTCTGGTTATCGCTATCGCCTGCGTCGGGCGGATGGCGCTCTCAAACTACATTCTACAAACGCTTATCTGCACTACGCTGTTCTATCGGTTTGATCTGTTTATGAAATTTGACCGCCTGACGCTTCTGGCATTTGTCGTGCCGGTCTGGCTGGTTAACATAGTCTTCTCGCTGCTGTGGCTGCGTTATTTTCGTCAGGGGCCGCTCGAATGGCTCTGGCGACAGCTCACCGCACGCGCTTCCGGTGTTTCCTTACGTAAAACATTCAGATAACGATCTGGATCACAATCATTAACAAAACGGATGTAACCGTTTCCAGCCGTGTGACCTCCTTCACGTAGTGCTGGTGCATTCATTGCCAGAATAGCGCTCTTCCCAGACAGAGGGTTTGGCTATGAATGGCAGCAATGCACAGCAGGGCGGTGGCGATGATCACCATTCGTGACGTGGCGCGTCAGGCGGGCGTATCGGTGGCAACGGTTTCTCGCGTTCTGAATAACAGCGCGCTGGTCAGCCCGGAAACACGCGAGACGGTAATGAAAGCGGTTGCGGCGCTGGGCTATCGGCCTAACGCCAATGCGCAGGCGCTGGCGACGCAGGTGAGCGATACCATCGGGGTGGTGGTGATGGACGTCTCCGATCCCTTTTTTGGCGCGCTGGTAAAAGCCGTCGATACCATTGCCCAGTTGCAGCAAAAATATGTGCTTATCGGCAACAGCTACCATGAAGCGGAAAAAGAGCGTAATGCCATTGAGGTATTGATCCGCCAGCGGTGCAGCGCGCTTATTGTGCACTCAAAAGCCCTTAGCGATCGCGAGCTGGGTGATTTTATGGATCACATTCCGGGAATGGTACTGATCAACCGCATCGTGCCGGGATACGCGCACCGCTGCGTGGGGCTGGACAACGTCAGTGGGGCGGTGATGGCAACGCGCACGTTGTTGAATCACGGTCACCAGCGCATTGGTTATCTTGCTTCCAGCCATCATATTGAAGATGAAGACCTGCGCCGTGAAGGCTGGCAACGCGCATTACGCGAGCAGGGCATTACGGCACCCGATAGCTGGATAGGCACCGGGTCGCCGGATATGCAGGGCGGGGAAGCCGCAATGGTTGAACTGCTGGGGCGCAATCCGGGCCTGACGGCGGTGTTTTCCTATAACGATAATATGGCCGCTGGCGCGCTCACTGCGCTAAAAGATAACGGCATTGCCGTGCCGCAGCAGGTTTCTATTATTGGCTTTGATGATATTCCGCTGGCGCGTTACACCGACCCGCAACTTACCACTATCCGCTATCCGATTGTTTCCATGGCAAAATTGGCAACTGAACTGGCCTTACTGGGCGCGGCAGGGAAACTCGATGCATCAGCAACGCATTGTTTTATGCCTACGCTGGTGCGCCGTCATTCGGTGGCTCAACGGCAATCTGTGCTGCCCGTCACTAACTGATTTAAATAGTGGATGTAACCGTTTTCAATCTGTGAGTAATTTCACAGTATATTAACATTGTGCTGACTATGATGTCGCTGTTTGTAACGATTTAGCCGTATATTACGGTGATTAATCACTTTTTCTATAGCAGTTAAGTCTCAAACAAGCAATAAAGCGCACTCTGGAGCGTTACCGACCACGGAAGAATAATTTTACTTAAGAATGAATTTCGTCGTGCAGTAACGTTTTATTAACACTGCCCGCCGACTTATTTCATACGAACTACCCTGCATAATAAAACCGGAGATACCATGAATAAGAAGGTGTTAACCCTGTCTGCTGTGATGGCAAGCATGTTATTCGGTGCCGCAGCGCACGCTGCTGATACCCGCATTGGTGTGACGATTTATAAGTATGACGATAACTTTATGTCCGTGGTCCGCAAAGCTATCGAGAAAGACGCCAAAGCAGCGCCGGACGTACAGCTGCTGATGAACGACTCACAGAACGACCAGTCCAAGCAGAACGACCAGATTGACGTCCTGCTGGCGAAGGGCGTAAAAGCGCTGGCGATCAACCTGGTTGACCCGGCTGCGGCAGGCACCGTGATTGAGAAAGCGCGTGGCCAGAATGTGCCTATCGTTTTCTTCAACAAAGAACCTTCCCGTAAGGCGCTGGACAGCTACGACAAAGCGTTTTACGTCGGTACCGACTCTAAAGAGTCCGGCATTATCCAGGGCGATCTGATTGCCAAACACTGGGCGGCTAACCCGAACTGGGATCTGAACAAAGACGGTCAGGTGCAGTTTGTTCTGCTGAAAGGCGAACCGGGCCACCCGGATGCGGAAGCGCGTACCACCTACGTTATCAAAGAGTTGAATAACAAAGGCCTGAAAACCCAGCAACTGCAGTTAGATACTGCCATGTGGGATACCGCGCAGGCGAAAGACAAAATGGACGCATGGCTCTCTGGCCCGAACGCCAACAAAATTGAAGTAGTTATCGCCAACAACGATGCGATGGCAATGGGCGCGGTTGAAGCGCTGAAAGCGCACAATAAGAGCAGCATTCCGGTATTCGGCGTTGATGCTCTGCCAGAAGCGCTGGCGCTGGTGAAATCTGGCGCGATGGCCGGTACCGTGTTAAACGATGCTAACAACCAGGCGAAAGCCACTTTCGACCTGGCGAAAAACCTGGCCGATGGTAAAGCAGCGGCGGAAGGCACGAACTGGAAAATCGAAAATAAAGTGGTTCGCGTGCCTTACGTGGGTGTAGATAAAGACAACCTTAGCGAATTCACCAATAAATAATTATTTTTCTTCGGGCGTACGCGAGTGCGCCCTTTATTACCGATTCAGACCATGGCTATTTCGCGTAAATAGCCATTAAAAACCAGCAGCCAGGTAAAACTATGGTCAGCGATAATAGAGCGTCGTCGGGCGAATTCTTGTTGGAAATGAGTCATATCAACAAGTCGTTTCCAGGCGTTAAGGCACTCGATAATGTCAATTTAAAGGTCCGCCCGCATTCTATCCATGCGCTTATGGGGGAAAACGGCGCCGGGAAGTCGACGTTATTAAAATGCCTGTTTGGGATCTATCAAAAAGATTCCGGTAGCATTATTTTTCAGGGCAAAGAGATTGATTTCCATTCGGCAAAAGAAGCGCTGGAAAATGGTATATCAATGGTGCACCAGGAACTGAACCTGGTACTGCAACGCTCCGTAATGGACAACATGTGGCTGGGTCGTTATCCGGCCAAAGGCATGTTTGTCGATCAGGAAAAAATGTATCGCGATACCAAAGCGATTTTTGATGAACTGGATATCGATATTGACCCGCGCGCGCGCGTCGGCACGCTGTCCGTTTCGCAAATGCAGATGATTGAAATCGCCAAAGCCTTTTCCTATAACGCCAAAATCGTGATCATGGATGAGCCGACTTCGTCTCTGACCGAGAAAGAAGTTAATCACCTGTTTACGATTATTCGCAAGCTGAAGGATCGCGGCTGCGGCATTGTCTATATCTCTCACAAAATGGAAGAGATCTTCCAGCTGTGTGATGAGATCACCGTTCTGCGCGATGGCCAGTGGATCGCCACCCAGCCGCTGGAAGGGCTGGATATGGACAAAATCATCGCCATGATGGTGGGCCGCTCGTTGAACCAGCGCTTCCCGGATCGTTCTAATACGCCGGGTGAAGTTATTCTGGACGTGCAGAACCTGACCTCGCTGCGTCAGCCGTCAATCCGTGATGTGTCGTTCCAGCTGCGTAAGGGTGAAATTCTGGGTATTGCCGGGCTGGTGGGGGCAAAACGTACCGACATCGTTGAAACGCTGTTTGGCGTGCGCGAAAAATCGTCCGGTACCATCATGCTGCACGGCAAAAAAATTAATAACCACAACGCTAATGAAGCCATCAATAACGGCTTTGCGCTGGTGACCGAAGAGCGTCGCTCAACCGGTATTTATGCTTATCTGGATATCGGCTTTAACTCGCTGATCTCCAATATCAAAAATTATAAAAATAAAGTCGGGCTTCTCGATAATTCACGCATGAAGAGCGATACCCAATGGGTTATCGATTCCATGCGTGTGAAAACGCCGGGCCACCATACGCAAATTGGTTCGCTCTCGGGCGGTAACCAGCAAAAGGTGATTATTGGCCGTTGGCTGTTAACGCAGCCTGAGATTTTAATGCTCGATGAACCGACACGTGGGATTGATGTCGGCGCGAAATTTGAAATTTATCAGCTGATTGCCGAGCTGGCGAAGAAAGATAAAGGGATCATTATTATTTCATCCGAAATGCCGGAGCTGCTGGGCATTACCGACCGTATTCTGGTAATGAGCAACGGTCTGGTTGCCGGAATTGTTGAAACAAAAACAACAACGCAAAACGAAATTCTCCGTCTTGCGTCATTGCACCTTTAAGATCAGGGGCTCGACATGAGTGCGTTAAATAAAAAAAGCTTTCTCACTTATCTGAAAGAGGGCGGTATTTACGTCGTTCTTTTGGTTCTGCTGGCGATTATTATTTTCCAGGATCCCACCTTCTTAAGCCTGCTGAACTTAAGTAACATCCTGACCCAGTCTTCTGTGCGTATCATCATCGCGCTCGGCGTGGCGGGGTTGATTGTCACCCAGGGTACTGACCTTTCCGCTGGTCGCCAGGTGGGGCTGGCGGCGGTTATTGCTGCGACGCTGCTGCAATCCGTCGATAACGCCAACAAGGTCTTCCCGGAAATGGCGACCATGCCGATTGCGCTGGTTATCCTGATTGTTTGCGCGATTGGCGCGATTATCGGCCTGATCAACGGCATTATCATTGCTTATCTGAACGTGACGCCGTTTATTACCACGCTCGGCACGATGATTATCGTTTACGGGATTAACTCCCTGTATTACGACTTTGTGGGCGCATCGCCGATCTCTGGCTTTGATAGTGGCTTCTCAACCTTTGCGCAGGGCTTTATTGCGCTCGGCAGTTTCCGTCTGTCGTATATCACCTTCTACGCGTTGATTGCCGTGGCGTTTGTCTGGGTGCTGTGGAACAAAACCCGCTTCGGGAAAAACATCTTCGCCATCGGTGGTAACCCGGAAGCGGCGAAAGTATCCGGCGTAAACGTGGCGGTGAACCTGCTGGTGATTTATGCGCTGTCCGGCGTGTTCTATGCCTTCGGCGGCCTGCTGGAAGCGGGGCGTATCGGTTCGGCGACCAACAACCTCGGCTTTATGTATGAGCTGGATGCGATTGCAGCCTGTGTGGTAGGCGGCGTTTCCTTCAGCGGCGGTGTGGGTACCGTACTTGGCGTGGTGACCGGTGTGATTATCTTTACGGTTATCAACTACGGTCTGACCTATATCGGCGTTAACCCGTACTGGCAGTACATTATTAAAGGGGCGATTATCATCTTCGCCGTGGCGCTGGATTCATTGAAATACGCGCGTAAGAAATAACGCTGTGATTGCCGGGTGGCGCTGTGCTTACCCGGCCTACATTATCCTGGTAATGCATTGATTTTGTAGGCCAGATAAGCAACGCACCATCTGGCGGTTGTTATGATTTTTTCGCCTGCGGCCAACGTTCGGCGAGTAATAAACCGCTATTTTTCATCGCGTAACCAAACAGCAGGCCTACTAAAAGAGACGGGGCTACCGCCTGCCAGTCTCCCTGACCGGCAAAGGTAGAACATGCGCCAATAAACGTGCCTGGAACAAAAGAGAGCCACTGACTTTTCGCCTGAATACACATCACGAAAGCCACGACACCTGTGAGTAAATACCCCAGCATCAGCCATTCAGGGGCTAGCTGGCTGCCGTAGATAATCACTTCTGCCCAAAGCACACCACTCATTACAGTACACAGAGATATTCCCAGACCCTTCACGCCGCCCTGTGGGCAGGCAAAATAGGCGGTACAACCCAGAAATCCTGCCCAACTGAGCAGGCTCCATGTCACGGCGACCCAGCCCCAGATTCCCGATAAGATACCGGTAGTGAGGGCAATAGCGACAAGTGTACTCATGGTTAATCCCGGCCTGCATGAACAGGCCGGTCCTCATCCTTAGAGGTTAAAGTGAAACGGCGTGCTCTTTCTCGCCAGGCTTGAACTCCACGCGCCCAAGGCTGATACACGCTACCGGGCAAACATGCCCGCAGAGCAGGCAGCCGACGCATTTGTCGGTGTTACAGTGCGGCGTGCGAGTCTCTTCGTTCCATTCCATCGCCTGGTGGCCGCCATCGTAGCAGGAAATATAACAGCGCCCGCAGCCAACACATTTATCTTCCGCGATATGCGGATAAACGATATAGCTGCGATCCAGTTCTTCCGCCGGAACAATGTTGGTGTTCGCCAGGCCTAACATCTCATCGATCGAATCAAAGCCCTGATCGGCCAGATAGTGGGAAAGACCGCTGATCATATCTTCCACGATGCGATAGCCGTACTGCATGATGCCGGTTGTGACCTGCAGCGTCGCCGCGCCGAGCAGCAAGAATTCGGCTGCGTCTTCCCAGGTTTCTATCCCGCCGATACCGCTGATCGGGAAATCGCGCAGTTCAGGATGCATGCGCATTTGCTGTATAAAGCGCAGGGCGATCGGTTTCACCGCTTTGCCGGAATAACCGGAAATGCTCGATTTGCCGTTGACCACCGGCATCCCGATTTTGCGATTCAGGTCGATGTTAGTGATCGACTTCACGGTGTTGATTGCCGCGATACCGTCCGCACCGCCGCGTTTTGCCGCCAGCGCCACGTCGCACATATCAC
Protein-coding regions in this window:
- the cirA gene encoding catecholate siderophore receptor CirA, encoding MFRLNPFVRGGLCVSALSLALPVTAATEGEQMVVTAAATEQSVKDAPASISVITQEDLQRKPVQNLKDILKEVPGVQLTNEGDNRQGVSIRGLDSSYTLILIDGKRVNSRNAVFRHNDFDLNWIPADSIERIEVVRGPMSSLYGSDALGGVVNIITKKIGQKWTGSITADTTIQENRDRGDTYNGQFFTSGPLVDGVLGVKAFGSLSKREKDKQESSTTSATGETPRIEGFTSRDANVEFAWTPTDNQDITAGYGFDRQDRNSDSLDKNRLERQNYSLSHNGRWDVGNSELKFYGEKVDNKNPGNSSPITSESNTIDGKYVLPVGAINQLITFGGEWRHDKLKDPVNLTGGTSSETSASQYALFIEDEWRIFEPLALTTGIRMDDHETYGDHWSPRAYLVYSATDTVTVKGGWATAFKAPSLLQLSPDWTTNSCRGGCRIVGSPDLKPETSESWEIGLYYQGEEGWLEGVQGSVTTFRNDVEDMINIARTSDVSAAPGYSNFVGFDSSGKPIFAYYNVNKARIQGVETELKVPFGEQWKVTLNYTYNDGRDLSNGGNKPLKELPFHTANGRVDWTPVQDWSFYLAARYNGEQRAVSATSKTPGGYTTWDLGGAWQATQNVKLRAGVLNLGDKDLSRDDYSYNEDGRRYFMAVDYRF
- the fghA gene encoding S-formylglutathione hydrolase; the encoded protein is MELLEEHRCFEGWQQRWRHDSTTLNCAMTFSIFLPPTNGTTPPPVLYWLSGLTCTDENFTTKANAQRVASELGMVLVMPDTSPRGADVANDDGYDLGQGAGFYLNATQQPWATHFRMYDYIRDELPALIQDKFNVSDRCAISGHSMGGHGALLLALKNPGKYVSASAFAPIVNPGNVPWGKKAFTAYLGEDQSAWAQWDSCALLHASQADAATPMLIDQGDNDQFLADQLQPAVFAEIARQKDWPLTLRIQPGYDHSYFFIASFIEDHLRFHAQYLLK
- a CDS encoding YbfB/YjiJ family MFS transporter is translated as MALRIAFSGFTVLVVIMGIGRFAFTPQVPLMIADNQLTLTSAGLVAAMNYLGYLIGAWDAMRAQRHVETRLYLGITGAVVFTLLSAWADNAWLHGVLRLILGCMSGWALVLTAAWTNERLAQLGHAGLSAAVFAGPGAGIALSGLLAVWIHSQSLAASQGWLLYGLLALVLIILVVRWLPRPGALHPSGTKPEPLHLTADLKRLVWSYSLAGFGYILPATFLSQMAAQRFPGSLFAQFVWPIFGLASVIGIALSIAMRHVGQSHHRLAVVLWLQGIGVLFAWLVPGLPGLALGAALVGGGFLCAVQLSLLYGRELAPRHSRYMAGLLTTGYAVGQLVGPMTSALSTWLTHRLDPALGVAALALLIGGVLVWRPEHARQQQLQ
- the folE gene encoding GTP cyclohydrolase I FolE, translated to MSSLSKEAALVHEALVARGLETPLRPPVREMDNETRKRLISGHMTEIMQLLNLDLSDDSLMETPHRIAKMYVDEIFSGLDYANFPKITVIENKMKVDEMVTVRDITLTSTCEHHFVTIDGKATVAYIPKESVIGLSKINRIVQFFAQRPQVQERLTQQILTALQTLLGTNNVAVSIDAVHYCVKARGIRDATSATTTTSLGGLFKSSQNTRQEFLRAVRHHN
- the yeiB gene encoding DUF418 domain-containing protein YeiB, which encodes MERNVTLDFVRGVAILGILLLNINGFGLPKAAYLNPAWYGDITSSDAWTWAVLDLFAQVKFLTLFALLFGAGLQLLLPRGKRWIQSRLTLLALLGFIHGLLLWDGDILLAYALVGLISWRLIREARDVKSLFNTGAMLYLVGVGLLVLLGLIADSGQSRSWVPDASTLLYEHFWKVNGGREAISNRVDMLSANLLALGAQYGWQLAGMMLMGAALMRSGWLKGQFSLRHYRRTGASLIAIGMLINLPAIIAQWQLGWDYRWCAFLLQAPRELGAPLQTLGYAALAWGFWPQICHSRLVIAIACVGRMALSNYILQTLICTTLFYRFDLFMKFDRLTLLAFVVPVWLVNIVFSLLWLRYFRQGPLEWLWRQLTARASGVSLRKTFR